Proteins found in one Maridesulfovibrio sp. genomic segment:
- a CDS encoding sensor histidine kinase, giving the protein MRSHRLLTIIKPKTIQHYLAYMVAGLVLIQLFITWFLISDLTSNLLKEQIGLRALQTAQSIAHMPIIRKELLRNDPKGKIQVLAENIRLKTGATFIVIGDVNNKRFSHPVAERIGQTFVGGDTGPVIKEGRSYVSEAVGTLGRSIRSFVPIFSGDGAIIGFVSVGYLSTSVKKSIADHMNRPLIFIIFMALFGFIITACITRHLKKITLNLEPAEITNLYLERGAVLETIREGVIATDHKGEIRLANNAALKYTCFYSAELVGKHIDDVIPCAGLKHALTTGESEFDQERIVNGQELIFNIVPVLNDGTIKGLVASFRRKDELDRISHELSSIQEYSELLRGQTHEYSNKLHTIAGLIQIEAYQEALDLVAHESSGYEDIIRFLNKAVPHPVITAIVLGKYNRAKELKINFQVDPESTMVDVPDWIKQEKIVTIVGNLLDNAFEAVLEQNKENRNVFLSFTDLGNDIVFEVEDSGPGIPPDQIEKIFEKGISSKGSTRRGLGLYLVHQRLDELGGLITVSAANSGGTIFSVIIPKVRCIIV; this is encoded by the coding sequence ATGCGCTCACATAGACTCCTGACTATTATCAAACCCAAAACCATACAGCATTACCTTGCGTACATGGTTGCCGGGCTGGTTCTGATCCAACTGTTCATTACATGGTTTCTCATCTCCGACCTGACTTCCAATCTACTCAAAGAACAAATAGGGCTGCGCGCTCTCCAAACAGCGCAATCCATAGCCCATATGCCAATAATCCGTAAGGAACTCCTGCGCAACGACCCTAAAGGAAAAATTCAGGTCCTTGCAGAAAACATCCGCCTAAAAACCGGTGCCACCTTCATCGTGATCGGCGATGTTAATAACAAACGTTTTTCTCATCCGGTTGCGGAAAGGATCGGACAGACCTTTGTCGGAGGAGATACCGGCCCGGTCATCAAAGAAGGCCGATCCTACGTCTCGGAGGCAGTCGGCACTCTTGGCCGGTCCATACGCTCGTTTGTACCCATTTTCTCCGGGGACGGCGCTATTATAGGATTTGTTTCGGTAGGCTACCTTTCGACCAGCGTAAAGAAAAGCATTGCCGATCACATGAACCGACCGCTTATCTTCATAATATTTATGGCCCTGTTCGGATTCATAATAACGGCCTGCATCACCCGCCACCTAAAAAAAATCACTCTCAACCTTGAACCGGCTGAAATTACCAACCTCTACCTAGAAAGGGGAGCGGTACTGGAAACCATCAGGGAAGGCGTCATCGCCACAGACCACAAGGGGGAAATCCGCCTGGCCAATAATGCGGCACTGAAATATACCTGCTTCTACTCCGCGGAACTCGTCGGGAAACATATTGACGATGTGATCCCCTGCGCCGGCCTCAAGCATGCCCTTACCACAGGAGAAAGCGAATTCGACCAAGAACGCATCGTCAACGGACAGGAACTGATCTTCAACATTGTCCCCGTTCTCAATGACGGGACCATTAAGGGGCTGGTGGCCAGTTTCCGGCGTAAGGATGAACTGGACCGCATTTCCCATGAGCTATCCAGCATTCAGGAATATTCCGAACTACTACGTGGCCAGACCCACGAATACTCGAACAAACTCCATACCATAGCCGGACTGATCCAGATCGAAGCTTATCAGGAAGCACTGGATTTAGTAGCCCATGAATCATCCGGCTACGAAGACATCATCAGGTTCCTGAACAAAGCCGTACCTCATCCGGTAATAACGGCCATTGTTCTTGGTAAATATAATCGGGCCAAGGAATTGAAGATAAACTTCCAAGTTGACCCCGAAAGCACAATGGTAGATGTTCCTGATTGGATTAAGCAGGAGAAAATAGTTACTATTGTCGGTAACTTACTGGACAATGCATTTGAAGCAGTGCTGGAACAGAATAAAGAGAATCGCAACGTCTTCCTTTCCTTTACCGACCTTGGAAACGACATCGTATTTGAAGTGGAAGACTCCGGTCCCGGAATTCCTCCGGACCAAATCGAGAAAATCTTCGAAAAAGGAATATCTTCCAAAGGAAGCACGCGCCGTGGTCTGGGACTTTACCTGGTCCACCAGCGTCTTGATGAACTTGGCGGGTTAATTACCGTTTCGGCAGCCAACTCAGGTGGAACAATCTTTTCAGTTATAATCCCAAAAGTCAGGTGTATAATAGTATGA
- a CDS encoding response regulator has product MSEVKVVIVEDDGRIADLHRRFTERVPGFSVVAIAQSLEDAKTIIELYKPDLILLDLYFPEGTSLDLLREIRAQGMETDVILITAAKEMGPLKEALRGGVFDYIIKPVILDRFVTCLEKFGEYFRRLHSEDAIEQKDVDNIRNLNPASSMSESSPENLPKGIDRLTLKKIKAVFGKKNINWQEGISAEEMGEIIGASRSTARRYLEYLVSIGRIYPDVVYGTVGRPERKYFSTNAVGS; this is encoded by the coding sequence ATGAGCGAAGTCAAAGTTGTTATCGTCGAGGATGATGGCCGAATTGCAGACCTCCACCGCCGCTTTACAGAAAGAGTGCCCGGATTCAGCGTAGTAGCCATAGCTCAAAGTCTTGAAGACGCCAAAACCATAATTGAATTATACAAGCCGGATCTGATCCTGCTCGATCTCTATTTTCCCGAAGGTACCAGTCTGGATCTGTTACGTGAAATACGTGCCCAAGGCATGGAAACCGATGTAATCCTGATCACCGCAGCCAAAGAAATGGGACCGCTTAAGGAAGCTCTGCGTGGAGGGGTCTTTGACTACATCATCAAGCCGGTCATTCTTGACCGCTTCGTAACCTGCCTTGAAAAATTCGGTGAATATTTTCGACGCCTGCATTCAGAAGATGCCATCGAGCAAAAAGATGTGGACAATATCCGCAATCTCAACCCGGCCTCGTCCATGTCGGAATCAAGCCCTGAGAACCTGCCGAAAGGCATTGATCGGCTGACATTAAAAAAGATCAAGGCCGTATTCGGAAAGAAAAACATTAATTGGCAGGAAGGAATCAGTGCCGAAGAAATGGGTGAAATCATAGGGGCCAGCAGATCCACGGCCCGACGTTATCTGGAATACCTGGTTTCCATCGGCAGAATCTATCCTGATGTGGTGTACGGAACAGTCGGACGACCGGAACGCAAATATTTCAGTACCAATGCAGTGGGCTCATAA
- a CDS encoding DctP family TRAP transporter solute-binding subunit yields the protein MRRLFAVICALVLIAGMSVPAFAGKVVLKLGHIAESVHPYGQGAEKFAELVKEKSGGEIIVKVFPSSQLGGQKDLIEGLIFGTVDMALVGTAVLGQFQPQISIFDMPFLFQDREHAYKSLDTVGMDLGKALEPKGIKLLGYMENGIRHLTNNVREVKTPADMKGLKIRVMTNKIYIEMMKSLGASPTPMAFGELYSAMQQGTVDGQENPSAHIWTKRFFEVQKFASKTAHSYAPEPLVMSMISWYRLNPAQQKIIKEAAKEAVDWQRKFSTQKDEEYWDLIEGTGIIKITEVDREKFAEATKPVYEKFAEVVGQDNIDKINALKK from the coding sequence ATGAGACGTTTATTCGCAGTGATTTGTGCACTAGTACTTATTGCGGGCATGTCGGTTCCCGCATTTGCCGGAAAAGTAGTTCTCAAACTCGGGCATATTGCCGAATCCGTGCATCCGTATGGACAGGGTGCCGAAAAATTTGCCGAGCTCGTAAAGGAAAAATCCGGAGGCGAAATCATCGTCAAGGTTTTCCCCTCCTCCCAGCTGGGCGGACAGAAAGACCTGATTGAAGGGCTCATCTTCGGAACCGTTGATATGGCTCTGGTTGGTACAGCCGTTCTCGGCCAGTTCCAGCCTCAGATTTCAATCTTCGATATGCCTTTCCTCTTCCAGGACCGTGAACATGCTTACAAATCCCTCGATACCGTAGGTATGGACCTCGGCAAAGCGCTTGAACCGAAAGGCATCAAACTCCTAGGATATATGGAAAACGGTATCCGCCACCTGACAAACAACGTCCGCGAAGTCAAGACTCCAGCCGATATGAAAGGACTCAAAATCAGGGTCATGACCAACAAAATCTACATTGAAATGATGAAATCCCTCGGAGCGTCCCCCACTCCCATGGCTTTTGGTGAACTCTATTCCGCCATGCAGCAGGGAACCGTTGACGGGCAGGAAAACCCCAGCGCCCACATCTGGACCAAACGCTTTTTCGAAGTACAAAAATTCGCATCCAAGACCGCCCACTCCTACGCTCCGGAACCGCTCGTAATGTCCATGATCAGCTGGTACAGACTTAACCCTGCCCAGCAGAAGATCATCAAGGAAGCAGCCAAAGAGGCTGTCGACTGGCAGCGCAAGTTCTCCACACAAAAGGACGAGGAATACTGGGATCTTATCGAAGGAACCGGAATAATAAAGATCACCGAAGTTGACCGTGAAAAATTCGCGGAAGCCACTAAGCCCGTATATGAAAAATTCGCCGAAGTCGTAGGACAGGATAATATTGATAAAATTAACGCCCTGAAAAAATAG
- a CDS encoding TRAP transporter small permease, whose amino-acid sequence MDKLFEKLRAVLYWISVTSMTVMLGLIFFQVVTRYFFGHTFEWSEELARFLFVWVVFLGSALIMGESGHLAVQILPSKLKDTAAGLVLETVINLCSYAFTMLLLIQGAKMTSVMTFQIAPGLGISMSVVYSIIPVSAFLMILYLVKDTVRIFKQIKERCGSSVGAEQKVEVGR is encoded by the coding sequence ATGGATAAACTATTCGAAAAACTTCGTGCGGTCCTGTACTGGATATCCGTAACCTCAATGACCGTAATGCTCGGCCTGATCTTTTTTCAGGTTGTTACCAGATATTTTTTTGGACATACTTTTGAGTGGTCCGAAGAACTTGCGAGATTTCTTTTTGTCTGGGTCGTATTCCTTGGTTCAGCCCTGATCATGGGCGAAAGCGGACACCTTGCGGTACAGATCCTTCCCAGCAAGTTGAAAGATACTGCTGCCGGACTGGTGCTGGAAACCGTCATCAATCTTTGTAGCTATGCATTCACCATGCTCCTGTTGATACAGGGTGCCAAGATGACCTCGGTTATGACTTTTCAGATCGCTCCGGGGCTAGGTATATCTATGAGCGTGGTCTACTCCATAATCCCGGTCAGTGCCTTTCTGATGATTCTCTACCTTGTCAAGGACACTGTACGGATATTCAAACAGATCAAGGAACGTTGCGGATCGTCCGTAGGTGCTGAACAGAAAGTTGAAGTCGGGAGATAA
- a CDS encoding TRAP transporter large permease, translated as MEIVLLSSFLGLTFLGVPVAYALGLSVSIILYYYMHIPQVMITQVMYSGIDSFSFMAVPFFMLAGSFMSAGGVTSRLVNFAQALVGSFTGGLAQVVAVSGMFFAAISGSSAATTAAIGSTMVDEMEKKGYRRALATGIVAAGGTVGIVIPPSITLVVYGVIAGASIGDLFMGGMVPGLLMGLTMCLVSYAIAKKEGIPAEGSFSFIHLLKSFKDSFWALMTPVIIIGGIYGGIFTPTEAAAVAAVYGIFVGFFIYKELTLKDFPRIIFQAVMGTTMIMFIVGAAKVFGWMLTNLEIPHHIGEYIVSLTDSPAMFLIMMNVLLLFIGTLINASAAVVILTPIFLPVAVKLGIDPLFFGVLMVINLAIGCITPPVGLDLFVASAITKVPLEKVMRASFPYLIALLAALLLMTFCPPIITFLPNLLH; from the coding sequence ATGGAAATAGTATTACTCAGTTCATTTCTGGGCCTGACTTTTCTGGGAGTTCCAGTCGCCTACGCGCTGGGTCTTTCCGTATCAATAATTCTCTACTATTATATGCACATACCGCAGGTCATGATTACTCAAGTCATGTACTCCGGCATTGATTCCTTTTCATTTATGGCTGTGCCTTTCTTCATGCTGGCCGGTTCATTCATGTCCGCTGGCGGGGTAACTTCCAGGCTGGTCAATTTCGCGCAGGCTCTGGTTGGATCGTTCACCGGAGGGCTGGCTCAGGTTGTAGCGGTTTCCGGCATGTTCTTTGCCGCTATTTCCGGGTCATCGGCAGCTACCACTGCAGCCATCGGTTCCACTATGGTTGATGAAATGGAAAAGAAAGGATACCGACGCGCACTAGCCACCGGCATTGTCGCTGCAGGTGGAACAGTCGGCATCGTAATTCCCCCGTCCATCACTTTGGTGGTCTACGGAGTAATAGCCGGGGCATCCATAGGCGACTTGTTTATGGGTGGAATGGTACCGGGATTACTAATGGGCCTGACCATGTGTCTGGTCAGCTATGCCATTGCCAAAAAGGAAGGGATTCCCGCAGAAGGATCTTTCTCATTTATCCATCTATTAAAATCATTTAAGGACTCATTCTGGGCCTTAATGACTCCGGTTATTATCATTGGTGGAATTTATGGTGGCATATTCACTCCCACCGAAGCTGCCGCCGTTGCAGCCGTGTATGGTATTTTCGTCGGTTTCTTCATCTACAAGGAACTGACTCTCAAGGATTTTCCGCGCATCATCTTTCAAGCCGTCATGGGAACAACAATGATCATGTTCATTGTCGGCGCCGCCAAAGTCTTTGGCTGGATGCTTACCAACCTTGAAATACCGCACCATATCGGAGAATACATCGTGTCCCTCACCGATTCTCCGGCAATGTTCCTGATCATGATGAACGTGCTCTTGCTCTTCATCGGTACTTTGATTAACGCCTCGGCTGCGGTGGTCATTCTGACCCCCATCTTCCTTCCCGTCGCAGTAAAGCTGGGAATCGATCCGCTTTTCTTCGGCGTGTTAATGGTCATCAACCTTGCGATCGGATGCATCACGCCTCCCGTAGGTTTGGACCTGTTTGTAGCCAGTGCCATCACCAAAGTTCCACTGGAAAAAGTTATGAGGGCATCATTCCCCTATCTGATAGCCTTACTGGCCGCTCTGCTACTGATGACCTTCTGCCCACCGATTATCACTTTCCTGCCCAATCTACTGCACTAA